A window from Bufo bufo chromosome 1, aBufBuf1.1, whole genome shotgun sequence encodes these proteins:
- the SPAG7 gene encoding sperm-associated antigen 7 has protein sequence MRLRPGALPLTGSKMADLLGSILSSMERPPQVGDQESRRKAREQAARLKKMQEHEKRQKVEFRKKMEKQVSDFIQDSSQTKKKYQPMSKIERSILHDVVEVAGLTSFSFGEDEESRYVMIFKKEFAPCDEELEAYRRGEEWDPVKAEEKRRLKELAQREEEDAMKAPSNVNPNSDYKDKYSHLIGKMAAKDAAHTLQANKAYGCVPVANKRDTRSIEEAMNEIRAKKRLKQEDGAQ, from the exons ATGCGTTTAAGGCCGGGCGCGCTCCCGCTCACAGGATCCAAGATGGCGGATCTGCTCGGTTCTATCCTGAGCTCCATGGAGCGGCCGCCTCAGGTCGGGGACCAGGAGAGTAGGCGGAAGGCCAGAG AGCAAGCGGCCCGACTGAAGAAGATGCAAGAGCACGAGAAGCGGCAGAAGGTGGAGTTCCGAAAAAAG ATGGAGAAGCAGGTCTCGGACTTCATTCAGGACAGCTCGCAGACGAAGAAGAAGTATCAGCCGATGAGTAAGATTGAGCGCAGCATTCT ACACGACGTGGTGGAGGTCGCCGGCCTGACGTCGTTTTCATTCGGGGAGGATGAGGAGAGCAGATACGTCATGATCTTTAAGAAG GAGTTTGCCCCGTGTGACGAGGAGCTGGAGGCGTACCGCCGCGGGGAGGAGTGGGACCCGGTGAAGGCCGAGGAGAAGAGGAGGCTGAAG GAGTTGGcacagagggaggaggaggacgcAATGAAGGCGCCGTCCAATGTCAACCCCAACAGTGACTACAAAGATAAGTACAGTCACCTGATCGGGAAGATGGCCGCCAAGGACGCCGCCCACACCCTGCAGGCCAACAAGGCCTACGGCTGCG TTCCTGTCGCCAATAAGCGGGACACGCGATCCATCGAGGAGGCCATGAACGAGATCCGAGCCAAGAAACGTTTAAAACAAGAGGACGGCGCCCAGTAA